In a single window of the Arachis hypogaea cultivar Tifrunner chromosome 6, arahy.Tifrunner.gnm2.J5K5, whole genome shotgun sequence genome:
- the LOC112695472 gene encoding uncharacterized protein, whose protein sequence is MYKNRLQELAQRSCFNLPAYSCIREGPDHAPRFKATVSFNGETFESPTFCSTLRQAEHAAAEVALNTFAKRGPSRALAARVLDETGVYKNLLQETAHRAGLNLPVYTTIRSGPGHVPSFSCTVEIAGMYFVGDPARTKKQAQKNAAMAAWSALRKLSEHHLSSSASSLCPSGSKGNEEQEQVVIARVLASLHPSEARPLLESVNQHRWQKSTTTTSFMSTQPIPAIYPLQWQHCGISGFSPEVALYHFWQQEQIMQQQNRLLALTIQQAIPSAPPIYPMMHSVLQPEHCVYFPARELASVHVGPKFPIATSRPSFYLSNQIVPELSRGRSTVTIREIQEEKAEDPPACDSSTEARVLTLPSDDERLKHGGSESGSRNAELGGEQNGNSEWTSHRSMGTVHRPVNINNSYLRAHSEASSNRSFRPQGTASSMVRTVSPTSSAGFRPQHREVPLASRMRTGVPTGMLRGTTPRFMAPPVRIRSVVPVCSAPPPRRSVSEDSRVEETDDLKLQDQEVSRTNFDLGNLRI, encoded by the exons ATGTATAAGAACCGGTTGCAAGAATTGGCTCAAAGAAGCTGTTTTAATTTGCCAGCCTATTCATGCATCCGAGAAGGGCCTGATCATGCTCCTCGTTTCAAGGCAACCGTCAGCTTCAATGGAGAGACATTTGAAAGCCCTACATTCTGCTCTACCTTAAGACAGGCAGAGCATGCAGCGGCCGAGGTGGCTCTTAACACTTTTGCAAAAAGGGGCCCCTCTAGAGCTTTGGCTGCTAGGGTTCTG GATGAAACTGGAGTGTACAAGAATTTGTTGCAGGAAACTGCTCATAGAGCAGGACTAAATCTTCCTGTGTATACTACCATTCGATCTGGACCAGGCCATGTTCCTTCCTTCTCATGCACAGTTGAGATTGCAGGAATGTATTTTGTTGGAGATCCAGCTAGGACCAAGAAACAGGCTCAGAAAAATGCTGCTATGGCTGCTTGGTCTGCATTGAGAAAAC TATCAGAGCATCATTTATCTTCTTCAGCTTCATCCTTATGTCCTTCGGGGTCTAAAGGCAATGAAGAACAGGAACAAGTTGTAATCGCCCGGGTTCTAGCAAGTTTACATCCATCCGAGGCAAGACCCCTTTTAGAAAGTGTCAATCAACATAGATGGCAAAAGTCAACGACAACAACATCCTTCATGTCAACACAGCCGATTCCGGCCATATATCCTCTGCAATGGCAGCACTGTGGAATATCTGGTTTTTCCCCTGAAGTGGCGCTGTATCATTTTTGGCAGCAAGAACAAATTATGCAGCAGCAAAATCGCCTGTTGGCACTAACCATTCAGCAAGCTATTCCATCTGCTCCACCGATTTATCCTATGATGCACTCTGTGCTTCAGCCAGAGCACTGTGTTTATTTTCCGGCTAGAGAACTAGCATCAGTTCATGTTGGACCGAAGTTCCCTATTGCTACATCAAGGCCTTCATTTTACTTATCAAATCAAATTGTTCCCGAATTAAGCAGAGGCAGGTCAACGGTAACCATTAGAGAGATACAAGAGGAAAAAGCAGAGGATCCCCCAGCTTGCGACTCTAGTACCGAGGCCAGAGTTCTAACACTACCTTCGGATGATGAAAGACTGAAGCACGGTGGCTCTGAAAGTGGAAGCAGAAATGCTGAGCTTGGAGGTGAACAAAATGGGAATTCAGAATGGACTTCTCATAGGAGCATGGGCACTGTTCATAGACCAGTTAATATTAACAATTCCTATCTCAGGGCACATTCTGAAGCAAGTTCCAACAGAAGTTTCAGACCCCAAGGAACTGCTTCTTCCATGGTGAGAACAGTCAGTCCTACTTCATCGGCGGGGTTCAGACCACAACACAGGGAGGTACCTCTGGCTTCAAGGATGAGAACTGGTGTCCCAACAGGAATGCTAAGAGGGACTACTCCTCGGTTCATGGCGCCACCTGTGAGGATCAGATCAGTAGTTCCAGTATGCTCAGCTCCTCCTCCAAGGAGATCCGTATCAGAGGATTCCAGAGTCGAAGAAACAGATGATCTGAAACTCCAAGACCAAGAAGTCTCAAGAACAAACTTTGATCTTGGCAATCTTAGAATATGA